The genome window AAGAGATAGAGTTAACAGCCAATTGAGAGAAGTTGTGGTCCTCATCTTCCATAGATTTGGCCAATCATTGATGAACCTGCTCTCTCCAACATGTATGTAGATTCCTGCTCCGAGAAATAGGCCTGCTTTAAATACTGCATGAGCTATAAGATGAGCTATCACGAATGAAAGGACGAGAGAGGGATATGAAGAGAACATTGAAGCGCCTATTCCAGCAAACATGAAGCCAAGCTGGCTCCCAGTTGAATATGCCAGTATGAGTTTTGCCTCCCTTGCTACCAAAGCCATTGATGCTAGAGAGAAGGCTGTTAGTGCACCAATGATTAACAGAGCATAGTAGAAAGCTTGCACCTGTGTGAGCACGTAGCCTCCAAGCAAAGGATCAGTGCTAAAGAGCTCCCTTGCTCCATAGATAAATATTGGAGATATCCTCACCATGTAGTAGACTCCAGCTTTAACCATGGTTGCTGCATGTATCAAGGCGCTCACTGGGGTAGGACCAGTCATGGCAGTTACAAGCCATTCGTGAAGGGGGAACTGAGCGCTCTTTGCCAATGCGCCGAGAGATAGAAATATCATGACGGGGGTTAGAATCCCGGCTCTTGCTAGTTCAGCAAGGAGCTCAGATGATCTGGATAGAAGCTCGCTTATGTTGAATGTCCCCGAAAAAATATAGACTATGAAAATTCCAAACAGCATTAAAATATCTGGAACTCTAGTGAAGAGGAGAGCTCTCAATCCGCTCATGCTAGGATAGGAGAACATTGGGGTGTTTCCTACGTACTTTCCCTCTTCCCCTATCATTCTTTCTTTCTCATCGTGCCTCCAATGTCCTATGAGAGCGTAGCTAGCTAGCCCTGTCCCCTCCCATCCGAAGAATAATAGCAATAGATTGTCTGCAGATACGACCAGCATCATGCTGCCGACAAAGAAGGTGAAATATGTGAAGTATCTTCCGTATCCCTCGTCTCCATGCATGTAATATATGCTATAAATTCCAATTATCAGCGAAAGGAAAGAGACTAGTGCCATCATTACTGCTGTGTATGAATCGGTAAGGAAAGATATGGATAGGCCTATTTGAGGGAAGTTCCATAAATACAAAGGTCCACCGATCACTCCTATTATTGCGTAATAAAGAACAAGAGCTGAAGATATTGCTGAAACAGCTAGAGAAGCTATGCTAAGATATCCTGGAAGCTTCTTTCCTGAGCTCAGAGCGGCAATTATAGCTGAAAATATGAATGGCTGAATAACGGCCAGGACGTATAGGTACTCGGCTATCACCCATACACACCTCCCACGGAAGCATAATAGCTTTTCAGATATCCCACAAGAGCGTTAGCATATGCCGGGGCAATTACAAAAAGAATTACTGATGCTATGGAGAGGGCTATAAGAGTTCCAACTATAAGATGATTTTCTTTCGTCTTCTCAAACTTGGGTGGACCCTGGAATATTCTTTTGTAGTTATAGAAAGAATACGATATTGATATGGAAAATCCTATGAAGAGCAGAAATAGCACAAGCCAGCCCACATTTCCTGCTGCTGAAAAAGCATCAACCGATCCTCTTACTATGAAGAGCTCGCTCCAAAATCCAACAGTTGGAGGCATCCCGGTTATTGTGAAGAATCCTATGAGTGCCGAGTTCCCAGTAAGAGGTAGAGCCCTGAGCATTCCCCCCATATTTCTTATATCCCTGAGCTCGTTCTCATGATAAATAATAGATCCAGCGGACCCGAAGAGAACGGCCTTTCCAAAGGCATGTGCTATGTAGTGAAGTATGAGGCCAGCATATCCGAAAATATTTCCACTTGCAGCTGCTACTATTAAATATCCCATTTGTGATATGCTGCTGTAAGCTAGGAATCTCTTGAAATCTCTCTCATAGAGTGCGTTTAGCCCACCATAGATAATGGTTATTGTTCCCCATATTGCTAGGATAACCCTCACACTGTTGAATTGTTCTGGAAATAATGGAATGAGGAAGCGAAGGATCACGTACGGGCCAATTCCTATTAGAAGGGGAGAGAGGAGAGCACTTATGGGGGTAGGAGCTTCGGCATGGGCGTATGGGAGCCAAAGATGAAATCCAAAAGCTGCTGCCTTAACAAGAAGACCTATGAGCATTAGGGCAAAAATCAATTTCGCAACTTCATAGGATATACCGTTTAGAGAAATTATTTTCCCATTCGACAGAAATACGTTGAAGCTTCCTTCATAATATCCAAAAGCAAGAGAACCTACGAGAAATAGAACTGCTCCAATGTGGGTCCAAACAAGATATAGTAGAGCTATTTTTCTCCTATCTCCATATCCATAGTTATTAATCAGGATGAAGCTTGATATCAGTCCTACCTCTAGGAAGAGATAAAATTCAACCAAGTTAGTGGAGATAACGCTAGCGTACATGGATATGGCAAATATATAGTACAGAAGATAGAACAGCTTCAGGCCTGAAAGAACCTCCTCTCCCTCTTCTTTCAGCTTTCTACTCATATATGGATATGCGTAAATTGCAATGATCATGGACACTACAAGCACTGTAATTGAAATAGGGCCGGAAATATAGTCTAAGAGGAAATTGAATTCTCCAAGAAAGCTTCCGCTGAGAAATGCTCCATCGAGATAGCCGCTTCTTCCTCCAATGAATAATTGAATTGATGTGACCAGAATTAGGGGGAGAAACATGAATGATGCTGTTATGCTCACACTTCTCTCTCTCTTTGCTAGCATTGAAGCTACTACAACAATGAGAAGCGAGAGTGCGAGAGTGGATGATATTAGATAGTGAACTTGGGATGCATCCATGCTCTTCACCTCGCCTCCTCTGGAATTTCTCCTCTTGCTTCAGCTTCTCCATGAGTTCTGAAATAGAGAATAACAATTGATACGGCAATGAGAAGTTCTGCAGAAGCAATTAGGATAGATAGAAGGGAAAATATTGCTGATGCATAAGGGTAGATCGTCCCTATTAGAATTAAATAGAGGAGCGAGCCATTGAACATGACTTCGATGCCGAGCATCATCTTTACCAATGACCTCGATGAGAAAACCACTCCAAGTCCTAATGCTAGAAGAAGTGAGGCTGCTATTTTATAGAGTTCAATTAGAAGCTCGCTCATTCACTATCACCTTTCCTCTTTGCTATGTAGATTGCAGAAATGGCCGTGAACAGAAATGCGGCAGATATAATGAAAAGTTGAAAAGTGAAGTCTTCTGCTAGGAAAGCAGACAGAGTTGCAGCAGTAATCACAGTTGGTCCAACCTCGTAGCCTAACTGCTCCATAACCGTTGTGAGCAGGAAGTAGAACACTATAAATGCAATAACTGAAATGATTAGAGGCTTATAGATAGATTCTGACTTCACTCTCTGATCTCCCATCATTGAGAGCGAAACTATGAAGAACATGACAGATGCTCCAACATATACTATGAGCTGTGCTGCCGCAATTACTTGATATCCAAGAAAAGCTATAAGAGCTGAAACTGAGATGCCTATTCCTGCGAGCATGAAGGCATTATAAACGAGAGATTTTTCCTTTATCATGAGGGCTGCCAGAGCCCCGGATACAAATACTATTGAAGCTATGCTGAAATATATGCTCAGGGTAGGTATGCTACCTAATAGGCTCATAGATTAATCCCCTCTTGTCATCAACTTTTACTCTATACATCCTAACATTTCCTGTGAGCAATTGGGTATCAGGATCAACTGTGAACTTCTCTCCTATGTAGAGCATGCTTTCTCCGCTTTCGAAAACCACATCGTGAGTTCTGGCATGCTTCAGGGCATTTTCAGGACATATGTCTACGCAATATCCGCAGAAAACACATCTCTCATAGTTTATCGCCGGCCTGAGCTTTTTTTCCTGCGGTTGAAACATCTTCATTGCTGATGCCGGACATATTCTGGCACAGAGGGAGCATCCTATGCACTTCTGGTCATCAAGTACAATGAAGCCTCTATATCCCTCCTGTGGAATTTCCTTAACTATTGGATATCTATAGGTTATTCTTATCGGCCTTATGAACAGCTTCGCCCCAAGCATTATTGCCTTTAAGTGATTTCTGGCCTTGCTCAACAAAGAGAGATTTCTAGTAGAAACACTCTTCTCAACGTATTTTCCTCCCATCTAAATCACCTGCTGAATTGCTACAAATGCTGATCCCCAAATCAGTCCTGCTACAGCAACGAAAAACCAGAACTTCCATGCTCCTCCAAGTGCTTGATCTATTCTAAGCCTCCCGTATATTGCTCTAGTGAACACCATTGTGAGGGATACAACTATTGTCTTCAAAACAACTATTGTTCCAGGTAAAATGACATTCGAAATGAATGCATGACCAGGCAAGGCAATTAGCGGATACCATCCTCCGAGGAAAAGAAGTGTGAATATCAAGTTATAGACGAACATTCTTGTATAGGAAATGCCCATGCTCAACCCATAGAGCAAACCGCTGTATTCAGTATAAGCACCCATAACTATTTCGGCCTCTGCCTCAGCTATGTCAAAGGGAAATCTTCCAGTCGCCATCAGAACAGCTACATAGAACGCAACAGCTGCAATGGGATTTATAATTATCCCCCAGATCTTTTGCTGCGCTGAAACTGCTTCTATAAAATTGGATGTTCCGTAGATAATGACTGCTCCAACTGCTGAGAGGATTATTATGAGCTCATAAGCTGCGATCAGAAAGCTTTCCCTTGCTCCGCCTATTAGCGAGAACTTGTTATTGCTGGCCCACGCCGCCAATATGCTGAAAATTGGAGCCAGTGTGGTAATTGCAAGAGCTACAAAAATTGAGTTGTTCATTGGTGATGGAAGATATATTGGAGAAATGGGTATAGAGGCCACTGGAAGTAGGGAAATGACAAATCCTGCTATTGGTGCTATTAGATATGGAAGTGTATCGGCTGTTCTTGGAATGATTATCTCCTGGAATGTATATCTCATGAGATCGGCAAGCAGCTGGATTGCTCCTCCTATTTTTGGGGAGATTTCCAGCGGACCATATCTCATCTGGATCCTTCCAGCAATTTTTCTCTCAGCCCAAATGAGAATGATTAGAGCTATGAGAATCGTTATGAGGCCTGGGGCTATGAGTAAATAGAAAATTGGAGGCCATAGAATTAGATTTTTCAGAAAGATGATCACACCTTCAAGCATCACCTATCAGCCTCCGGCGGAAAATAGTCTATGCTTCCATAAATGGCAGGCAAATCTGCCAACCTCTCGCCCACTGGAAGATACTTGAACAAGATTGAGTTCCTGAAGGATGGAGTGACAACTCTGACTCTGTATGGCCTGGGATCTCCAGTGCTCTCAATGTAAAAGAATATCTCTCCTCTTCCCTCCTCAACTCTCCCATATGATCTACCTGGAGGAGGTCTCAAGTTGGCGAAGAGAGATGGAAGCTTGACTCTTCTCTCTGCATTTAATACATCTTTCATTTTACTGGTGAACAGCTTTAGATACTTTTCATTGAGTACAGGACCTTCTGGAATTGACTTCATGAGCTGTCTAAGTATTGATATGCTTTGCCTTATCTCATCGAATCTCTGGAAAGTTCGAGCAAGAGCATCTCCCTCTCTGTAAACAGGAACCTCGAAATCAACAAAGGAATAAGCCCCATAAGGCTCTTCGACCCTGACATCATAGCTCACTCCGCTCGCTCGTAGGTTTGGACCAGTTACTCCGAGCTCTATGGCTCTCTCCTTGCTCAGGACACCCACATTCTCAAGCCTGCTCCTTATTATTGGATTGTTGACGAACATTACCTCATAGTCCTTCAGCCTTCTCTCAATATAATTTAATCCTCTTTCCAGCTCCTCGAAGAAAGCTGGAGAAACATCCCTCCTAACGCCTCCAGGAATGTGATAGCTATGTGTCAATCTCGATCCAGTTATTCTCTCCGCAAGCTGTACCATTATTTCTCTATCTCCAAAGAACCACATATATCCAGTTGAAGATCCTATCATTATGGCAAATATCCCCATCCCATAGAGATGACTGGATATTCTGTTTATCTCGCTGAGGATGGTTCTAAGATATAAAGCTCTTGGAGGAACTTCTATACCGAGAAGCTTCTCCAGGGCAATGATATATGCCTGCGTTACGTTGCCAGCATCCAGAATAGCCAGCCTCTCAAAGAGAACTGAATTCTTTATCCATTCCTTGCTTTCACTTAGCTTCTCCATAGTCCTGTGAACGTAGCCTAGGTCTGGATCGCTCTCAACAATTATGTCTCCGTCCAGCTTCACAATTATTCTCATATGTCCGCTGCTGGGATGCTGAGGACCGAAGAATAGGATCATCGTCCTATCGTCTATTCTTTTGCTTAGAATTCCTCCTCCTATTTCACTTGCTTGGCCCACTCTTTACCTCCTCCCTTCTCCTCAACATGATGTCCTCTTCTGGAACCTTGAAGTCCTTGAGAAGAGGATGTACTCCTGCAAAGTCTTCAGGATCAAGGAGAATGTTCCTCAGATCTGGATGCCCTTCAAAATTTATTCCAAACATCTCAAAAGCCTCTCTCTCCTGGAACTCAACAGAGGGCCAAATCTTTATGAGAGAAGGCATTCTAGGTTCCTTTCTATCGAGCCTCACTCTTATTTCCAGAACCTTTGGTTGAAGATCCTTGACGCTGTAGCTGGAAACGTGTATTATAACATGTATTTCATTGGTCTTCGGGTAGTCAACTGCGCTTAGAGATATCACATGATCGTATCCCTTTTCCCTGAGAGAGCGCGCGATTGAGAGAATTTCTTGAGGATTTTCAACGAAGATCTGTGCTTCTTTAGCTTGGCTTGATTCCTTTGCTTGACCAACAGATTCGCCTGACATTATCTGCACCTCTAATCTTGAAGTACCTGCTTAGTAGCGAGTCTCAAGCTTGTCATTCTTTTCTGCAGTGTGCTCACTGCATTCGTAACAGCCTCAGGTCTTGGAGGACAGCCGGGAATGTAGACTTCAATGGGCAAGATCTCCCTAGGTCTAACAATGTTATAGCTATTGAAAAATATTCCCCCATCAATGGCACAAGCTCCCATGGCAACAACGAACTTTGGAGAAGGCATTTGTTCATAAACTACCTTCAAAGCTTTTGCCATTTTTCTGGTAATAGTTCCCTCTATAATGATAGAATTAGTGTTTCTCACATGAGTAAATGGCAGCGAGCCTAGCCTCTCAGTATCTAGCCTTGGGCCGTAACTGGCAGCGAACTCGCAGCCGCAGCATGATGTAGTGAAGTGAACAGGCCATATGCTGTATTTTGTTGCCCACTCTATAATCGGAGAGGCAGGCTTCAACAGAGGCTTTGTTATTCTTTTTATTGTTCTTTCCAGCGATGATAGGAGAGCCATTTTCAATCCCATAACCACTCATCGATTTTTTCAGACAGCTTGAGAGAGAAGAACAGAAAAGGTATAGATAGAACTACAACTGCCAGCAGAAAAGAGAGGAAATTCCAGGCATATAGCTTTGCTGCCGGAGATAAAAGCAGAAGTATCAAGACTATTGGCTCAAAGGATGCAAAAATTATGAAGAATCCAAGATATTGGAGGCCAAGCTTGACACGGGCATCATATTTTGGAATGTTTCCAGCATCGAATCTCGAAGTCTTTATTTCTCCTCCATTCTTCTTCAAAGCAAAGTAGAAGATACCTATAACTACAAGAAGGAGAAGCGTGATGAAAGCAGGAACTATGCCGAACGAGTATGCTGAGGTTATATTCAAACCTCACACCCAACGGCTGAATTATGATTAAAAAAGGCGTATATAAGTATTTTTAATATCGAAATCTATTTATAATTAAAAATTTAAAAAATTATTTCTTTAATTTATCAAATAGTTTTTATGGAGAGAGGAAATCAGAGACCTTTGGAGGCTCTGGTGGGAGACCCTTCCTCTCTCTTATCTTTCTGACAATATCTGACAATATGGAATCTGGAACTGGCGCCCATCTGCTGAATTCTAGTCCCCAAAATGCCTTTCCTACTGTAGCGCTTCTCAGCTCACTTGCCAAATCAAACGATTCAGCTACTGGAATTTCTGCTATTAGTCTTGTTAGATCCCCTGCTTCAGTGACGTTCAATATCTTGCCCCTCTTTTTCGTCAAGATCGCAGTTACATTGCCCAAATAGCTCATCGGCATTCTGATGTCTAGCTTCTGAATGGGCTCCAGTATGGTTGGCCTTGCTGAGAGCATTCCTGCAAATATGGCGTTTCTCACGGCAGGATATATTTGTGCTGGGCCTCTGTGAGCTGGATCTTCATGGATGACTGCATCATGAAGAACAACCTTCACTCCTCTAACAGGCTCTGCTGCCAGAGGTCCTTCCTTCATTGCTAGTCGGAAAGCTTGAAGAATTGTGTCCTTCACTTCTCTCAAGTACTGCAGACCAGTCGTCTTGTCTACAAATATGTTTATATTTTCATCAACCAGCCAGATTCTCCTTGCTTCATCATAGTCCCATGATGCCTTGTCCCTCAATATCTTTGCTCTGTCTCTGAAATCCTGATCGTTTGTTACCTGTCCCTCCTGTATCAGCTTTATTGTTTCATCGTTCAGAGGCTCCACGCCTATGTAGAATTTGTTGTGCTTGTTTGGGCTCTTCCCTTCGAATACGTCACTAACGCTCCTTATGCTCTCTCTATATACTATGACCGGTGGGGAAGTGGTTACTTCCACTCCGTAGTTGTCCTTGAGAAAGGTCAGAGCTATTTCCAGATGAAGGGGACCCATTCCAGAAAGCAGGTACTCTCCTGTTTCTTCATTTATCTTGACAACGAGGTTTGGATCCTCTATGCTTAACCTATGTAGGCTTTCGATGAGCTTTGGTAGATCCTTGGTGTTCTTCGGCTCTACAGCTACAGTCACAACAGGCTCACTAACGTAATGGAGTCTCTCAAATGGGGCCATCTCATCTTTAAATGCTATATCCACAACAGTTTCTCCTGCCCTTGCCTTATCTAGACCAAGGACGGCTAGAATGTTCCCAGCGCTTATGACATCGGCTACTTCTCGTGTTGGACCCATGTACAGGCTAACCTGCAGAACTCTCTGCGGAATTTTAGAGTTCACGAGCCATACTTCTTTCCCGCTCTCCATTTTGCCAGAGAAAAGCCTTCCAGTTGCCACGAGCCCAGCATGGGGATCCACCCTCATATCGCTGATCAGCATAACTGTTGGGCCATTGACATCCGCTTCCAACATAGCTTTGCCCAGAGGAGAGCTCACATCCCCCTTCCAGATCTTTGGAATTCTGTACCTCTGCGCCTCCCTGGGATTTGGAACGAATTTTATAACCATATCCAACAAGGCCTCAGCTACGGGAACTCTTCTGGAAAGCTCCTCTATTGCCTCCTTGCCTCTATTGTAAGCATCAATCACATCTGATAGCTTTAGGCCGGTTTTCATTGAAACGGGAATGGTGAATCCCCATTTTTCCTTGGCAGAACCAAATGCCACCTGTCCCTTTGCTGGATCAAGGAGCCATTTGTCTCTGAATTCAGGCTCAGCTTGACTCATTATCAGCTTGTTTACCTCTCTAATTATTTCTACGAATCTCTGCTGAATCTGGTTTGGCGTGTATTTGAGTTCTTTTATCAGTCTATCAACCTTGTTGATGAACAGAAGAGGCCTAACCCTTTCCTCGAGAGCCTGTCTGAGAACTGTTTCTGTTTGCGTCATTATCCCCTCAACAGCATCCACTACTACTATTGCTCCATCGAGAACTCTCAGGCTCCTGGTGACCTTCCCAGTAAAGTCAACGTGCCCTGGTGTATCTATAAGGTTTATGACATATGGTTTTCCATCCATCTCATGATACAAACTGACGTTTGCTGCCTTCACAGTTATGCCTCTTTTCTGCTCAACCTCAAGATAGTCTGTAGCAAGTGCCTCTCCTGCAACTTTCTGCGATATTATTCCAGCAGCTGCCAGCAAGGTATCAGAAGTTGTTGTCTTCCCATGATCCACATGTGCTATAATACCAATGTTCCTTACCTGCTCAAGATTTGACATCATCTTGAGTATATCGGGCACCATTTTGTATTTTACCATTGTCTTTATCACCCATGCTCAATTGGGCTCAGCAAACTCTCATGAGCTATTTATTTAGCTCAATGCTAAGCATTTATTTTAAAAAGATTATAAAGTATTTTTTCAAAGCTAATTCTTGAACTTATCAAAGAATTGCCTCGGCCCAAATTTATTGGATATTGGATCAATGAGATTTCTCCGAAGCACGCTTGGAAAGAGATTTGCGAATCTCGGAAATAAGCTTCTGGGCTTCATTTTTGCTCAATCCTTTCTCCAGCGCAAATATTAGGAAGTCCCTGTGACCCGCTCTCCTTGTTTTCACTATATCCTCAACAACGCTTGCAATCAATTCTTTCGATATATCATCCAGACTGCTTCTAAATTTCAAGATTATTCTTGTTTCTTCTTTCTTTGGTGAAACTACTATGGAGACATCGCTTCCAATTCTAAGAAGAAGATCTGCTACTTCTTTCTCATAGCTGCTGACAAAGGTCATAGAAATAATGAGATGATCTAGATCAGCAAGTGTTGTTCTCTGAAGAGCCTTGAGTCTGGCTATCCTGAGCGACCTATCCTCAATCCCTTTTCCCATGCAATTTCTTACCCTCTCATAATCTATTAGTGAAGAAATTTTTCCTGCCAATTCGAATGTCTTAGAAGTAGCTCTGAAAAATCTCGAAGTATCTGCCAATATTCCCATAAGGAGGAGAACAAGCGTCTTATGATTCCAAGCATTGGTTGGGAGGATCTGGGCGACTATTTCCGATGTTGATGTAGAGATTGAATCCCAATAGTAGCTGTTGACTAGTTGCTTGAGAGTGTTTGAAGAATGGTGATCTATTAGAAATGTATCCTCATTTTTCATGATGGCCTCCACTACTTCCTTTGGCAGCTGCGACTCGGATGCTGTATCTACAATAATAATTGAGGAGCTCTTCAAGAGGGATGCTTCCATCTCTATTCGATAGTTTTCTTCATTCAAATTAACTTGACATTTCTCTAGTGAATTAGAAGCATCGCTTGAAATGCCCATTGGAAAAAAGAGTAAAATTTCCTCACTGCTTTTCAAACCATTCATTTTAAAAAAACTCTTCAGAGCAATAGAAGATGCTATGGCGTCAAGATCAGCGCTTTTGTGAGTCAATATCACCAGGTTTCTGTTTCTCGTCGCCAAATCCTTCAGTTCTTTCTCCAGTACTGAGTTTATCTGAGAGCACCTCCAGTAATTTTTTTGCCTCATCCATTAAACCAGCAATTCTTTCCTCAGCAATAACGGATGGCTGTCTTTCCCTTACATCTACTTCAATTTCCGCTTTTATTTCTCCCCTCAGTTCATCTATATCGAGGGAAAAAATTAAAGAGAGGTCCCCTCCCCTTCTTTTTTTCCTCTCCAGAGCTCTTCCATATTCATCAAGCGCTTTTTCAACTATTTCAGATGTTTTCTCTTTCAAGGTTCAATACCAGTGGGGAATTATGAGCTGGAAGGACCAGCTCCTCTGCTCGTAGCTGTAGCAGCTCTCTGATAGTATTTTGTGAGTAATCCCTTCAATCTTTCCTGAAGAGCCCCTATTTGTTTCTTCAATTCTTCTTCATCTTTCTTGTATTTCTCAACAATTAGCTCATCCGTGCTCTTTCTGTCCTCAAGCTCTTTGACCAGCTTTTCTCTGTCTTCCTCAAAAAGGATATTCCCCACATTTCTATAGACTTTTGAGCCCTGTGGTAGAGATTGAAGAGCTTCGAGAACTCTAGATATCTCCTTGACCTCATTCTCTAGCAATACCCTCTGATTTGTCAAAAGCGTGTATTTCTCCTGCAGTTCATCCAACTGTTGAGCTATCTGCTCAATTTCCGGGGGAACCTTCTCTGCCATGATCCATAAACCTCCTTTCTAAAGCTCCTTCATGCCTTTTTCCCGGGAACTTAATATATCTTAGCATATTCTCTCTGTCTTCAACTTAGAAAATTTCCTTTTAGTTTCTCATTTGCTTTGTTCGTTGCTGTCTGGCCACTCTCCCTCTTCTTCTCTATTGAAGCCCTTTATCCCTTTTTCCTTCGATTCTATCATTTTTTTGGCTAATTCCGGATTGAGCCTGAAGTCCTCAGCCTTTTTCCCGGTAGAAGGGCCAAGAATCATGCCTTCTCCAGGCTTTATGTAAATTTCATGGGAGGATAGGTCGTGATTCGTCTGTCTCATCTTCTCTATTAGAACAAACCTTCTTAGCAATCCCTTCGAGAGTATCTTTTTGAACCTTATAATTCCATCTGCTATGTGTTCCAATCCAAAGCCATAGGCAAGGTCTGTAGTTACAGCATATTGGGAAATCAAATAAGCAGTGACATCCCATTTGTTCAGTACTCTCTTCACATAGTAGCTCATTTTCCTAGCCATTGCTGGCCTATCGATCCAAAATGCGCTCATGCTATCGACAACTAGCCTCGTTCTCCCATAACCTAGTTTCTTCTTTGCCTCAATAACTTTGCTGATTAGCTCCTCAATATTCACTTCATTGAGGGTCCACTCGTCCTCCTTTGACTTCATTAGAGCATCAATTATTATTAATTTAGAGTCTTCTATTCCCTTCTTGAAATCCATGTGAAATTGCCTTGCTTGAGCTATAATGCTCTCTCTGCTCTCCTCAGTTGTCACATATATGACTCTATCATTGCTCC of Fervidicoccaceae archaeon contains these proteins:
- a CDS encoding elongation factor EF-2, with product MVKYKMVPDILKMMSNLEQVRNIGIIAHVDHGKTTTSDTLLAAAGIISQKVAGEALATDYLEVEQKRGITVKAANVSLYHEMDGKPYVINLIDTPGHVDFTGKVTRSLRVLDGAIVVVDAVEGIMTQTETVLRQALEERVRPLLFINKVDRLIKELKYTPNQIQQRFVEIIREVNKLIMSQAEPEFRDKWLLDPAKGQVAFGSAKEKWGFTIPVSMKTGLKLSDVIDAYNRGKEAIEELSRRVPVAEALLDMVIKFVPNPREAQRYRIPKIWKGDVSSPLGKAMLEADVNGPTVMLISDMRVDPHAGLVATGRLFSGKMESGKEVWLVNSKIPQRVLQVSLYMGPTREVADVISAGNILAVLGLDKARAGETVVDIAFKDEMAPFERLHYVSEPVVTVAVEPKNTKDLPKLIESLHRLSIEDPNLVVKINEETGEYLLSGMGPLHLEIALTFLKDNYGVEVTTSPPVIVYRESIRSVSDVFEGKSPNKHNKFYIGVEPLNDETIKLIQEGQVTNDQDFRDRAKILRDKASWDYDEARRIWLVDENINIFVDKTTGLQYLREVKDTILQAFRLAMKEGPLAAEPVRGVKVVLHDAVIHEDPAHRGPAQIYPAVRNAIFAGMLSARPTILEPIQKLDIRMPMSYLGNVTAILTKKRGKILNVTEAGDLTRLIAEIPVAESFDLASELRSATVGKAFWGLEFSRWAPVPDSILSDIVRKIRERKGLPPEPPKVSDFLSP
- a CDS encoding DHH family phosphoesterase — translated: MRQKNYWRCSQINSVLEKELKDLATRNRNLVILTHKSADLDAIASSIALKSFFKMNGLKSSEEILLFFPMGISSDASNSLEKCQVNLNEENYRIEMEASLLKSSSIIIVDTASESQLPKEVVEAIMKNEDTFLIDHHSSNTLKQLVNSYYWDSISTSTSEIVAQILPTNAWNHKTLVLLLMGILADTSRFFRATSKTFELAGKISSLIDYERVRNCMGKGIEDRSLRIARLKALQRTTLADLDHLIISMTFVSSYEKEVADLLLRIGSDVSIVVSPKKEETRIILKFRSSLDDISKELIASVVEDIVKTRRAGHRDFLIFALEKGLSKNEAQKLISEIRKSLSKRASEKSH
- a CDS encoding prefoldin subunit beta, which encodes MAEKVPPEIEQIAQQLDELQEKYTLLTNQRVLLENEVKEISRVLEALQSLPQGSKVYRNVGNILFEEDREKLVKELEDRKSTDELIVEKYKKDEEELKKQIGALQERLKGLLTKYYQRAATATSRGAGPSSS
- a CDS encoding KaiC domain-containing protein — translated: MIERLSTGIKSFDELIEGGIPRGFFISIVGEPGTGKTIFSLHFAWEGIRSNDRVIYVTTEESRESIIAQARQFHMDFKKGIEDSKLIIIDALMKSKEDEWTLNEVNIEELISKVIEAKKKLGYGRTRLVVDSMSAFWIDRPAMARKMSYYVKRVLNKWDVTAYLISQYAVTTDLAYGFGLEHIADGIIRFKKILSKGLLRRFVLIEKMRQTNHDLSSHEIYIKPGEGMILGPSTGKKAEDFRLNPELAKKMIESKEKGIKGFNREEEGEWPDSNEQSK